The Candidatus Dependentiae bacterium DNA window AAATTACGTGCTGTAAAAAAAAATATTTTTTAGAATGGAACAGTTGACAAATTCAATTGCTTGTTTTAGAGTTACATCGTTTAGTTCAGCGTATTAGTAATTTTACGATCGAGGAAACGCAATGAAAATTACCGAGGTAAAAGTATACTTGGCAAACGAAGGCAAACTTAAAGGTTATGCAACTATGGTTATTGATGGTTGTTTTATTGTAAGAGACATGAAAATTATTAAAAGCGACAACAAAGGATATTTTGTTTCAATGCCATCACGACGCAAAAAAGACGGTACATTTAAAGATATAGTACATCCATTGGATGCAGAAACAAGAAAAACAATTGAAGAAACAATTGTAGCTGAATATAAAAAAGCAATAGAAGAAGCTTGATATATTTGGATTTTTGATTTAATTTATTAGTGAAATTCATCGTTGGGGCGTAGCCAAGTGGTACGGCAGCGGGTTTTGGATCCGCCATGCGAAGGTTCGAATCCTTCCGCCCCAACCATCTTTTATTCAATCTCATTTTATCTTAAATTTAGAGACAATTTCGTGAAAATATCAAAAGATTTCGAATCTAATTTTTTTGAGACACAAGAAAGTTTTATTCACCCCACGGCCATTGTCGGCAATAATGTAAAATTTGGTAATAATGTAAAAATCGGCCCCAATTGTGTTTTAGTTGGAAATATTTTTATTGATGATGGCACAATAATTTATCCAAATGTAACTATTGGAATGCCGGCACAAAATCTGGATACCGTAAAAAGTTTAGGTTCAATTCAAATTGGGAAAAATTGCCGCATAAGAGAATTTGCAAGTATTGGCGCTTCAAAAATAGAAAATGGGCAAACCATAATAGGTAATAATTGCTATATCATGTCATACAGTCATATTGCACACGATGTAATTCTTGAAGACAATGTTGTCATGATTAATAATGTAAATCTTGGCGGACACGTACATGTTGAAAAAAATGCTTTTCTAATGGCAAACAGTGCCGCGCACCAGTTTTGTCGAATTGGTCAATATACATCACTTGCTCCCTATAGTGCAATTAGGCAAGATCTGCCACCATTTGGCATGTTTTCAGGACTTCCGGCAAAATATTTTGGGTTAAATTTGGTTGCACTTAAACGCAATGGTTTTTCAAAAGAATCCATAAATAATATAAAACATGTTGCAAAGCTCTTTTTTCAAGATAAATTATTACTTGAAAATATAGAAATTTTG harbors:
- the lpxA gene encoding acyl-ACP--UDP-N-acetylglucosamine O-acyltransferase, producing the protein MKISKDFESNFFETQESFIHPTAIVGNNVKFGNNVKIGPNCVLVGNIFIDDGTIIYPNVTIGMPAQNLDTVKSLGSIQIGKNCRIREFASIGASKIENGQTIIGNNCYIMSYSHIAHDVILEDNVVMINNVNLGGHVHVEKNAFLMANSAAHQFCRIGQYTSLAPYSAIRQDLPPFGMFSGLPAKYFGLNLVALKRNGFSKESINNIKHVAKLFFQDKLLLENIEILAKNEPVWGLDINVQNFLNFIKNSSRGVSKKCATDIEG
- a CDS encoding SpoVG family protein translates to MKITEVKVYLANEGKLKGYATMVIDGCFIVRDMKIIKSDNKGYFVSMPSRRKKDGTFKDIVHPLDAETRKTIEETIVAEYKKAIEEA